ACTTCTTTGTCGCTGATTGGCGCCGGACGGTCAGACGTACCGCCGATGAAGCCCATCACGCGAGGTACGCTACGCACCAGGTGCCAGCTTGCGTCGTTCATGACCATCTGAACTAACACATAACCGGGGAAGAATTTGCGCTCACTTTTGCGACGCTGGCCGCCACGGATTTCCACTACCTCTTCGGTGGGAACCATGACTTCGCCAAACAACTCTTCCATGTTGTGTAATTTGATATGCTCACGCAGCGACGTTGCTACGCGGCCTTCAAAACCGGAAAACGCCTGAACGACGTACCAGCGCTTTTTAGGTGCTTCAGACATCTCAGAACCTCAGGC
The genomic region above belongs to Cronobacter malonaticus LMG 23826 and contains:
- the nusG gene encoding transcription termination/antitermination protein NusG, with translation MSEAPKKRWYVVQAFSGFEGRVATSLREHIKLHNMEELFGEVMVPTEEVVEIRGGQRRKSERKFFPGYVLVQMVMNDASWHLVRSVPRVMGFIGGTSDRPAPISDKEVDAIMNRLQQVGDKPRPKTLFEPGEMVRVNDGPFADFNGVVEEVDYEKSRLKVSVSIFGRATPVELDFSQVEKA